A stretch of the Acidobacteriota bacterium genome encodes the following:
- a CDS encoding DUF1592 domain-containing protein, whose translation MNRSRTFCLALLLAGLVPAAAAAQSFEADVRPLVETSCLACHGARTVTPLDIGSLGYDLSNRETFGAWERIYERVHDGEMPPRTARQPDPAVVETALGSLKQALVDGNLTARNGLRTPLRRLTRLEYAYTIADLLHVDEAVGLDLSQTLPAEADSGGFDTVAANQSMSPLHVRAYLEAADRALDAALRTGPRPDPVEHRIEYVDSQYLPFIEHAEALGLGIVKKVDDAFVAFFDFGSTYTFHSGTEGFVASAPGRYRVTVDAYPYQAETPVTATVYRGKMAGVAASLDELIGVFDLEGPRAVELTPYLRPGDLIGLSVADLDVPPGAESSLQPVDGDPSKGYGGMKDYPGEGIAFRTLTIEGPLLDSDVWPPASTLQLLAGVEFDDAGEILLTKTPYQHVLDVVADFAPRAFRRPLAPGELESYASLAAPLLEDGRPFVEAVRVPLRAVLSAPAFLFQAGDAGTLDDFALASRLSYFLWRSMPDDELLAAARAGRLSDLGALAAQVDRMLDDARSARFVRDFAGQAFRLYELRATSPDAGLYPEYDDRLGQAMAQETELFLAELIAENRGVDHLIDADFTFVNRRLAQHYGLQEVAGQQMRRVSLPADSPRGGLLTQASVLKVTANGTTTSPVPRGNFVLANLLGKPPAPPPPGIEGLEPDTRGTTTIRELLTAHRANPVCANCHRRIDPPGFALEAFDPIGGFRTRYRAAGGETTFGDFTVPLPYVDGPAVDASGVTPAGEAFAGIEEYKRLMLKNDVEQVARHLTSQFLAYATGAEIEFADRDTVERVVARIDDDGYPIRTMIHEVVQSDLFRSR comes from the coding sequence ATGAACCGAAGTCGCACATTCTGTCTGGCGCTTCTGCTCGCGGGACTGGTGCCGGCCGCCGCCGCCGCCCAGTCGTTCGAGGCGGACGTGAGGCCGCTGGTCGAGACCTCCTGTCTCGCGTGTCACGGCGCGCGGACGGTGACGCCGCTCGACATCGGCAGCCTCGGCTATGACCTGAGCAACCGCGAGACGTTCGGCGCCTGGGAGCGCATCTACGAGCGGGTGCACGACGGCGAGATGCCGCCCCGCACCGCCCGGCAGCCCGATCCGGCGGTGGTGGAGACGGCGCTCGGGTCGCTGAAGCAGGCCCTCGTCGACGGCAACCTCACCGCCCGCAACGGCCTGCGCACCCCGCTGCGGCGCCTCACGCGGCTCGAGTACGCCTACACCATTGCGGACCTGCTGCACGTCGACGAGGCGGTCGGCCTGGACCTGTCCCAGACGCTGCCGGCCGAGGCCGATTCCGGCGGCTTCGATACGGTGGCGGCCAACCAGAGCATGTCGCCGCTGCACGTGCGGGCCTACCTCGAGGCGGCCGACCGGGCCCTGGACGCGGCGCTCCGCACGGGGCCGCGCCCGGATCCGGTCGAGCACCGAATCGAGTACGTCGACTCGCAGTACCTGCCGTTCATCGAGCACGCGGAGGCCCTGGGCCTCGGCATCGTCAAGAAGGTGGACGACGCCTTCGTCGCGTTCTTCGACTTCGGCTCGACCTACACGTTCCACAGCGGCACGGAGGGATTCGTGGCGTCGGCCCCGGGCCGCTACCGCGTCACCGTGGACGCCTATCCGTACCAGGCGGAGACGCCGGTCACGGCGACCGTGTACCGCGGGAAGATGGCGGGCGTGGCGGCGTCGCTCGACGAGCTGATCGGCGTCTTCGACCTGGAGGGGCCGCGGGCCGTCGAGCTCACGCCGTACCTGCGTCCGGGCGACCTGATCGGGCTCTCGGTCGCCGATCTCGACGTGCCGCCGGGGGCCGAGTCTTCCCTGCAGCCGGTCGATGGCGATCCCTCCAAGGGCTACGGCGGCATGAAGGACTATCCCGGAGAGGGCATCGCGTTCCGGACGCTGACCATCGAGGGGCCGCTCCTCGACTCGGACGTCTGGCCGCCGGCAAGCACGCTGCAGCTCCTCGCGGGCGTAGAGTTCGACGACGCGGGCGAGATTCTCCTGACGAAGACGCCCTACCAGCACGTCCTCGACGTCGTGGCCGATTTCGCACCCCGCGCGTTCCGCCGGCCGCTGGCCCCCGGCGAGCTGGAGTCGTACGCCAGCCTCGCCGCGCCGCTGCTCGAGGACGGGCGGCCTTTCGTCGAGGCGGTCCGGGTGCCGTTGCGCGCCGTTCTCAGCGCGCCCGCCTTCCTGTTCCAGGCGGGTGACGCGGGGACGCTCGACGACTTCGCCCTGGCCTCGCGCCTGTCGTACTTCCTGTGGCGCAGCATGCCGGACGACGAGCTGCTCGCGGCGGCGCGCGCGGGCCGGCTCTCGGATCTGGGGGCGCTCGCGGCGCAGGTCGACCGGATGCTCGACGATGCCCGGTCGGCGCGTTTCGTGCGGGACTTCGCCGGTCAGGCCTTCCGGCTCTACGAGCTGCGGGCGACCAGCCCGGACGCCGGGCTCTACCCCGAGTACGACGACCGGCTCGGACAGGCGATGGCGCAGGAGACCGAATTGTTCCTCGCCGAGCTGATCGCGGAGAACCGCGGCGTGGATCACCTGATCGACGCCGACTTCACCTTCGTCAACCGCCGCCTTGCGCAGCACTACGGCCTGCAGGAGGTCGCCGGGCAGCAGATGCGCCGTGTCTCCCTGCCGGCGGACAGTCCCCGCGGCGGGTTGCTGACGCAGGCCAGCGTGCTGAAGGTGACGGCGAACGGGACGACGACTTCGCCGGTCCCGCGCGGCAACTTCGTGCTGGCGAACCTGCTCGGGAAGCCCCCGGCCCCGCCGCCGCCCGGCATCGAGGGGCTGGAGCCCGATACGCGGGGCACGACGACGATCCGTGAGTTGCTGACGGCGCATCGTGCGAATCCGGTCTGCGCGAATTGCCACCGCCGGATCGACCCGCCCGGATTCGCGCTGGAGGCGTTCGATCCGATCGGCGGGTTCCGGACGCGCTACCGGGCCGCCGGCGGCGAGACGACGTTCGGCGACTTCACGGTGCCCCTCCCGTACGTCGACGGCCCGGCGGTCGACGCCAGCGGGGTCACCCCGGCGGGCGAGGCCTTTGCCGGCATCGAGGAATACAAGCGCCTGATGCTGAAGAACGACGTCGAGCAGGTGGCCCGCCACCTGACCTCGCAGTTCCTGGCGTATGCCACCGGCGCCGAGATCGAGTTCGCCGACCGCGACACGGTGGAGCGGGTCGTCGCACGGATCGACGACGACGGTTATCCGATTCGGACCATGATTCACGAGGTCGTGCAGAGCGATCTCTTCAGGAGCCGCTAG
- a CDS encoding DUF1552 domain-containing protein yields MTLTRPLDRRTFLRASGVALGLPLLESMAPALARAAAVEAPRRLVTVCSTLGLYSSSWFPRTAGAGYEATEYLRLIDEHRSRYTLFSGFSHEEQSGRQPHNSEITWLTAARRPGLDGFRNTVSLDQAAADHLGYVTRFPSVVLGTLSPQSQSFTTSGAMVPAETSPANLFKRLFLQGTPEEVEREAQSLNDGGSILDRLKSQTATLRRRVSAADQRKLDAYFDAVRAAEQELTEVQAWLDRPKPAVDEEPPTDIPDPADLIGRIRLQLRMIPLIIETDSSRVVSMMIHDHGAVPQVQGVSVDQHNLSHHGQDETKIAQLKRVETEIVRAFGDLLTDLQARGDASGSLLDKTAVLFGSNLGNANAHTPVDLPILLAGGGFAHGQHIVHEGEHNAPLCNLFVTLLQGMGVETDAFGQSTGTLTGRDGRTWLARVAGAGHGPDFAAGHACPRSEIASMNA; encoded by the coding sequence ATGACTCTCACGCGACCTCTCGATCGGCGCACGTTCCTGCGGGCCTCCGGCGTGGCCCTGGGGTTGCCGCTGCTCGAATCGATGGCGCCGGCGCTGGCCCGCGCCGCCGCCGTCGAGGCGCCGCGGCGGCTGGTGACCGTCTGCAGCACGCTGGGACTCTATTCGTCGTCGTGGTTCCCGCGGACCGCCGGCGCCGGCTACGAGGCGACCGAGTACCTGCGCCTCATCGACGAGCACCGCTCGCGGTACACGCTGTTCTCCGGCTTCTCGCACGAGGAGCAGAGCGGCCGCCAGCCGCACAACTCCGAGATTACCTGGCTGACCGCGGCGCGGCGTCCCGGGCTCGACGGCTTCCGCAACACGGTGTCGCTCGACCAGGCGGCGGCGGACCACCTCGGCTACGTGACCCGCTTCCCGTCCGTGGTGCTCGGGACGCTGAGTCCGCAGAGCCAGTCCTTCACCACGAGCGGCGCGATGGTGCCGGCCGAGACCAGTCCGGCCAACCTGTTCAAGCGGCTGTTCCTGCAGGGCACGCCGGAGGAGGTCGAGCGCGAGGCGCAGAGCCTCAACGACGGCGGCAGCATCCTCGATCGCCTGAAGTCGCAGACCGCGACGCTGCGCCGGCGCGTCAGCGCGGCCGACCAGCGCAAGCTGGACGCCTACTTCGACGCGGTGCGGGCGGCCGAGCAGGAGCTCACCGAGGTGCAGGCGTGGCTCGACCGGCCGAAACCGGCGGTCGACGAGGAGCCGCCGACCGACATCCCGGACCCCGCCGACCTCATCGGCCGCATCCGGCTGCAGTTGCGCATGATTCCGTTGATCATCGAGACGGATTCGTCGCGCGTGGTCAGCATGATGATCCACGACCACGGCGCCGTGCCGCAGGTCCAGGGCGTGAGCGTCGATCAGCACAACCTGTCGCACCACGGTCAGGACGAGACGAAGATCGCGCAGTTGAAGCGGGTCGAGACCGAGATCGTCCGGGCCTTCGGCGACCTGCTGACCGACCTGCAGGCGCGCGGCGACGCCAGCGGCTCGCTGCTCGACAAGACCGCGGTCCTGTTCGGCAGCAACCTCGGCAACGCCAACGCGCACACGCCGGTCGACCTGCCGATCCTGCTCGCCGGGGGCGGCTTCGCGCACGGGCAGCACATCGTGCACGAGGGCGAGCACAACGCCCCGCTGTGCAACCTGTTCGTGACGTTGCTGCAGGGTATGGGGGTGGAGACCGACGCGTTCGGCCAGAGCACCGGGACTCTCACTGGTCGTGACGGCCGGACGTGGCTTGCCCGCGTAGCCGGCGCCGGACACGGTCCAGACTTCGCCGCGGGTCACGCCTGTCCACGGTCCGAAATCGCGTCGATGAACGCTTGA
- a CDS encoding DUF3018 family protein, with the protein MGSPRLALSTRSNRLRRSRVIVTVTVHDHFWNVRVRQRLAFRRTAAFRAEAHRQSGAVAGSAQEQDDQAFIDAISDRGQA; encoded by the coding sequence ATGGGCTCGCCTCGGCTAGCTCTATCGACCAGGTCGAACAGGTTACGCCGCAGCCGGGTGATCGTCACAGTCACCGTACATGATCATTTCTGGAATGTACGCGTACGTCAACGCCTTGCGTTCCGCAGAACCGCAGCCTTTCGTGCCGAGGCTCACCGCCAATCGGGCGCCGTGGCCGGGAGCGCGCAGGAACAGGACGATCAAGCGTTCATCGACGCGATTTCGGACCGTGGACAGGCGTGA
- a CDS encoding type II toxin-antitoxin system Phd/YefM family antitoxin has protein sequence MTVTITRLRRNLFDLVDRASRGEPIIIVRNGTEVARILPAGHPDWRGRMTITPRLRVADDEAFLPLDDWDGHV, from the coding sequence GTGACTGTGACGATCACCCGGCTGCGGCGTAACCTGTTCGACCTGGTCGATAGAGCTAGCCGAGGCGAGCCCATCATCATCGTCAGGAACGGCACGGAGGTAGCGCGGATTCTGCCGGCCGGTCATCCGGACTGGCGCGGGCGCATGACGATCACGCCCCGTCTGCGGGTGGCTGATGACGAAGCGTTTCTGCCGCTGGATGATTGGGATGGACACGTGTGA
- a CDS encoding type II toxin-antitoxin system VapC family toxin produces MTRFLLDTHAIIHWQIGPAMPPALVGDLDVASRSGRVLVSTAAFWEVALLARKGRIEIDDVASWKNELLAATGVKLAVPQVDDMIASVALPQHHRDPFDRLFIVQARSLDAVLVSRDAVFAAYDVATRWV; encoded by the coding sequence GTGACGAGGTTCCTGCTCGATACCCACGCCATCATCCACTGGCAGATCGGTCCGGCGATGCCGCCGGCGCTTGTCGGCGATCTGGACGTGGCAAGCCGCTCGGGGCGTGTGCTGGTATCGACTGCCGCTTTCTGGGAGGTCGCGCTGCTGGCACGGAAGGGCAGAATCGAGATCGACGACGTGGCGTCATGGAAGAACGAGCTTCTCGCGGCCACCGGCGTCAAGCTGGCCGTTCCTCAGGTCGATGACATGATCGCCTCCGTCGCCCTGCCGCAGCACCACCGTGATCCGTTCGACCGGTTGTTCATCGTGCAGGCCCGGTCTCTGGATGCCGTGCTCGTGAGCCGTGACGCTGTGTTCGCCGCGTACGACGTGGCGACCCGCTGGGTGTGA
- a CDS encoding thioredoxin domain-containing protein — protein MPNRLAGEPSPYLQQHAGNPVDWYPWGDEAFERARREDKPIFLSIGYSTCHWCHVMEHESFEHAGIAALLNEHFVSIKVDREERPDVDRVYMAFVQATTGSGGWPMSVWLTPELKPFFGGTYFPPDSRWGRAGFPDVLREVAARWTSSRGELAQSADALLERLRGMQAPSAGAVAGASGSPAAIAGVDALTAGVQQFASSFDTRHGGFGGAPKFPRPAELLFLLRESARGGDLNARRIAVATLEAMASGGMRDHIGGGFHRYSVDAAWRVPHFEKMLYDQAQLVLAYLEAGQAAGAGALLQVAEDTIEYVRRDMTSPEGAFYSAEDADSLPPEAAGTEAAKSEGAFYLWTDTEVDELLGADAEAAKRRLGIQAGGNAPQDPMGEFTGKNIPFLQQDVGEIAKLTGRTADDVAATLGAARKTLFDAREKRPRPHLDDKVLAAWNGLMIAALARAAHVLDGAAAERSLQAATRAATFARERLWDPDLRILRRRARDGAVSIDGYAEDYAYLVWGLLELFQTAGDPAWLDWALELQARQDALFWDAEGGGWFATTGEDPSVLLRVKEEYDGAEPAASSVAVENLLTLMHLRDDPDAAARVEKTLGRFGTRLGQAARTVPLMMAALVRYHAPATQIVIVGEPDAPETHALERVVAARYLPFAVRLRVTPGDGQARLAERLPFIGALREIDGRPTAYVCTNFTCREPVTDPARLDEQLARIRG, from the coding sequence ATGCCCAACCGTCTCGCCGGTGAGCCGAGCCCCTACCTGCAACAGCACGCCGGGAACCCCGTGGACTGGTATCCCTGGGGCGACGAGGCGTTCGAGCGCGCGCGCCGCGAGGACAAGCCGATCTTCCTTTCGATCGGCTACTCGACCTGCCACTGGTGCCACGTCATGGAGCACGAGTCGTTCGAGCATGCCGGCATCGCCGCGCTGCTCAACGAGCACTTCGTGTCGATCAAGGTGGACCGGGAGGAGCGCCCCGACGTCGACCGGGTCTACATGGCTTTCGTGCAGGCCACGACCGGCTCCGGCGGCTGGCCGATGAGCGTCTGGCTGACACCGGAACTGAAGCCGTTCTTCGGGGGCACGTATTTTCCGCCGGACTCGCGCTGGGGACGGGCGGGATTCCCGGACGTGCTGCGCGAGGTCGCGGCGCGCTGGACCTCCAGCCGCGGCGAGCTGGCGCAGTCGGCCGACGCGTTGCTCGAACGGTTGCGCGGGATGCAGGCGCCGTCGGCGGGCGCCGTCGCGGGCGCTTCCGGTTCCCCCGCGGCGATCGCCGGAGTCGACGCCCTGACGGCCGGTGTGCAGCAGTTCGCGTCCTCCTTCGACACGCGGCACGGCGGCTTCGGCGGGGCGCCGAAGTTCCCCCGGCCGGCCGAGCTGCTCTTCCTGCTGCGGGAATCGGCGCGCGGCGGCGACCTCAACGCCCGCCGCATCGCCGTCGCCACCCTCGAGGCGATGGCGAGCGGGGGCATGCGCGACCATATCGGCGGCGGTTTCCACCGCTACTCGGTCGACGCCGCCTGGCGCGTGCCGCACTTCGAGAAGATGCTCTACGACCAGGCCCAACTGGTGCTGGCGTACCTGGAGGCCGGACAGGCGGCCGGCGCCGGCGCGCTGTTGCAGGTGGCCGAGGACACCATCGAGTACGTGCGGCGCGACATGACCAGTCCGGAGGGCGCCTTCTATTCCGCCGAGGACGCCGACAGCCTGCCGCCGGAGGCGGCGGGAACAGAGGCCGCGAAGTCCGAGGGCGCCTTCTATCTCTGGACGGACACCGAGGTCGACGAGCTGCTCGGCGCCGACGCGGAGGCGGCGAAGCGGCGGCTGGGGATCCAGGCCGGGGGCAACGCGCCGCAGGACCCGATGGGGGAGTTCACGGGCAAGAACATCCCGTTCCTTCAGCAGGACGTCGGCGAGATCGCGAAGCTGACCGGCCGCACCGCGGACGACGTCGCGGCGACGCTGGGCGCGGCGCGGAAGACGCTGTTCGACGCGCGCGAGAAGCGGCCCCGTCCGCATCTCGACGACAAGGTGCTCGCGGCCTGGAACGGCCTGATGATCGCGGCCCTGGCGCGGGCCGCGCACGTGCTGGACGGCGCGGCGGCCGAGCGGAGCCTCCAAGCCGCGACCCGGGCGGCGACGTTCGCACGGGAACGGCTGTGGGACCCCGATCTGCGTATCCTGCGGCGGCGCGCCCGCGACGGCGCGGTGTCCATCGACGGCTATGCCGAGGACTACGCGTATCTGGTCTGGGGGTTGCTGGAGCTGTTCCAGACCGCGGGCGACCCCGCGTGGCTCGACTGGGCGCTCGAGCTGCAGGCTCGCCAGGACGCGCTCTTCTGGGACGCCGAAGGCGGCGGCTGGTTCGCGACCACCGGCGAGGATCCCTCCGTGCTCCTGCGGGTCAAGGAGGAGTACGACGGGGCGGAGCCGGCCGCCAGCTCGGTGGCGGTCGAGAACCTCCTGACGCTGATGCACCTGCGGGACGACCCGGACGCGGCGGCCAGGGTGGAGAAGACGCTCGGCCGGTTCGGGACGCGGCTCGGGCAGGCCGCCCGCACCGTACCTCTGATGATGGCGGCGCTCGTCCGCTATCACGCCCCGGCCACGCAGATCGTGATCGTCGGGGAGCCCGACGCGCCCGAGACCCACGCGCTCGAGCGGGTGGTGGCGGCGCGCTACCTCCCGTTCGCGGTGCGGCTGCGCGTGACGCCGGGCGACGGGCAGGCCCGTCTGGCAGAGCGATTGCCCTTCATCGGCGCCCTCAGAGAAATCGACGGTCGCCCCACGGCGTACGTCTGCACGAACTTTACCTGCCGGGAGCCGGTCACCGATCCGGCGCGGCTGGACGAACAGCTTGCGAGGATCCGGGGATGA
- a CDS encoding sigma-70 family RNA polymerase sigma factor has translation MNAVTALAGGMLRPLAMTGVRREETAAGGDGDNGFDTLYRAQSRRVLQTCRYLLGSPDEAEDAAQEVFLRARQRFEQYDRERPFSHWILAVASHHCLDRLRRRGRETRLFGTADVERAAAPAREPDPLTALLARERGRQVREAVAALPVKYRVPLVLAYFHELAYAEIGAILDIEPGHVAVLVFRGRKQLRRMLTAPDRKSQ, from the coding sequence ATGAACGCGGTGACCGCGCTGGCCGGGGGCATGCTCCGTCCGCTGGCGATGACCGGCGTTCGGCGGGAGGAGACGGCGGCGGGGGGCGACGGCGACAATGGCTTCGACACCCTCTATCGAGCCCAGTCCCGGCGCGTGCTGCAGACCTGCCGTTACCTGCTCGGCTCCCCCGACGAGGCGGAGGACGCGGCGCAGGAGGTGTTCCTGCGCGCCCGGCAACGCTTCGAGCAGTACGACCGGGAGCGGCCGTTCTCGCACTGGATCCTCGCGGTCGCGAGCCATCACTGTCTCGATCGGCTGCGGCGGCGCGGCCGGGAGACGCGGCTGTTCGGCACGGCGGACGTCGAGCGGGCGGCGGCGCCGGCGCGCGAGCCGGACCCGTTGACCGCCCTGCTTGCGCGGGAACGCGGCCGGCAGGTCCGTGAGGCGGTCGCCGCGCTGCCGGTCAAGTACCGCGTGCCCCTGGTGCTGGCCTATTTCCACGAGCTTGCCTACGCGGAGATCGGCGCGATCCTCGATATCGAGCCCGGTCACGTCGCCGTGCTGGTGTTTCGCGGCCGAAAACAGTTGCGGCGGATGCTGACCGCGCCGGACAGGAAGAGCCAATGA
- a CDS encoding pentapeptide repeat-containing protein encodes MTGNSSTPYDTPRNLELLRAVNDSARLFRTVFVSFTIVALYLLIIALSADDELLFKDGPLRAPVLNLSVQASRYFIGAPWILFLLHLNVLIQASFLAGKVTDYRRALPSQQAGPPREEMLRLPLAVPLVQIATGYSSVVPQWVLKFFVFLTISILPLVTLGVVRTQFLDFQSRWITDMHSFVLIADLVMVGSVWPTIRRLYPDRRALGRLNSLGWMSLIALVFLMVGPLALTLRNAAWADGSPWLGGLGRWLESARSLDVQNRRLYLRSEAANPEEACGDGTLALNLAGRSYVDANLSESILCNAILTDAQLQGAVMRRARLEGADLRGAQLQGAQLQGATLHGVNLVGAEFHAADLSDAELQRASFPAGQLQGADLTRTHLDNADLSGASLDGAFLSGTHLTGANLAGGTLRGAVLLGTQLADADLTDARFEGAYILYVNLDGTRTSVTGTQGFYYDHAQFIGVNARLPSPSSLSEGWEADAQSRAELELWYAVYPPPVPAWMPLDEERLEAAAGRFYRDTSLAERIGGGAGRPTRLFALCESNRRGGPRRPRGGPDGPCSGATEDHPYSARVEMFEHGDSRGEGPAVGMYTEEDAGLWVAEYRRELREAFSFDPGFLRRSDVPGRGGLAEEVVESWYRERGR; translated from the coding sequence ATGACCGGCAACTCGTCCACTCCATACGATACCCCGCGCAACCTGGAACTGCTGCGGGCGGTGAATGACAGCGCACGGCTCTTTCGTACAGTTTTTGTATCCTTCACGATAGTAGCTCTCTACCTTCTCATCATTGCGCTGTCCGCGGACGACGAACTTCTGTTCAAGGATGGTCCCCTGCGTGCGCCAGTCCTGAACTTGAGTGTGCAGGCATCTCGTTACTTCATCGGCGCGCCCTGGATCCTGTTCCTGCTGCACTTGAATGTCCTGATCCAGGCATCCTTTCTCGCCGGCAAGGTAACCGACTACAGACGCGCGCTGCCGTCGCAACAAGCCGGTCCGCCGAGAGAGGAGATGCTGCGGCTCCCGTTGGCCGTTCCGCTGGTGCAGATTGCCACGGGTTATTCGTCGGTGGTGCCGCAATGGGTGCTCAAGTTCTTCGTCTTCCTTACGATTTCCATACTGCCGCTCGTCACGCTCGGGGTGGTCCGGACGCAGTTCCTGGATTTCCAGAGCCGCTGGATCACGGACATGCACTCGTTTGTCCTGATTGCCGACCTCGTCATGGTCGGGTCCGTTTGGCCGACAATCAGAAGACTCTATCCGGACCGCCGTGCCCTGGGCAGGTTGAATTCTCTGGGTTGGATGTCGCTGATAGCGTTGGTCTTTCTTATGGTTGGCCCTTTGGCCCTCACTCTCAGAAATGCGGCGTGGGCAGACGGAAGCCCGTGGCTCGGAGGGCTCGGCAGATGGTTGGAGTCGGCGCGTTCGCTCGATGTGCAGAATAGACGGCTGTACCTCCGGTCCGAAGCGGCCAATCCCGAAGAGGCGTGCGGAGACGGGACGCTTGCGCTGAACCTGGCTGGGCGCTCGTACGTGGATGCGAATCTGTCCGAGTCGATTCTATGTAACGCGATTCTGACGGACGCCCAACTGCAAGGCGCAGTCATGAGAAGAGCGAGGTTGGAAGGAGCCGATCTGCGCGGTGCTCAGCTTCAGGGGGCCCAGCTTCAGGGCGCGACGCTCCATGGGGTGAACCTTGTGGGTGCTGAGTTTCACGCCGCCGACTTGTCGGACGCCGAGCTCCAACGGGCATCCTTCCCGGCCGGGCAGCTCCAGGGCGCGGACTTGACGCGCACGCATCTGGACAATGCAGATCTCTCCGGTGCTAGCCTGGACGGCGCATTTCTTTCCGGAACGCATCTCACTGGAGCGAACCTGGCGGGAGGGACGCTTCGAGGAGCGGTCCTGCTGGGAACGCAGTTGGCGGATGCAGACTTGACCGACGCGCGCTTCGAGGGAGCGTACATCCTGTACGTCAACCTGGACGGGACCCGTACCTCAGTGACCGGAACGCAGGGATTCTACTATGACCACGCCCAGTTCATCGGAGTCAACGCACGCTTGCCGAGTCCCTCTTCCTTGAGCGAAGGCTGGGAAGCGGATGCCCAGAGCCGGGCCGAGCTCGAACTCTGGTATGCAGTGTACCCTCCACCGGTTCCCGCGTGGATGCCTCTGGATGAGGAGCGGCTTGAAGCTGCAGCTGGCCGCTTCTACCGCGACACGTCGTTGGCGGAGCGCATCGGAGGAGGCGCGGGGCGCCCTACCCGGCTGTTCGCCCTTTGCGAGTCGAACCGCAGGGGAGGGCCACGACGACCTAGGGGCGGCCCGGACGGGCCGTGCAGCGGGGCGACAGAGGATCATCCGTACTCGGCGAGGGTCGAGATGTTCGAGCATGGTGACAGTCGTGGCGAGGGTCCTGCCGTCGGCATGTACACCGAGGAGGATGCCGGGTTGTGGGTGGCGGAGTACCGTCGGGAGCTCCGCGAAGCGTTCTCGTTTGATCCTGGGTTCTTGCGTAGGAGCGACGTGCCGGGGCGGGGCGGACTCGCTGAGGAGGTCGTGGAGAGTTGGTATCGGGAGAGGGGCCGGTAG
- a CDS encoding type II toxin-antitoxin system RelE/ParE family toxin, with protein sequence MPLNVREYQTADGESPFRRWLGTLDRSVRARIQARVLRFEAGNLGDHKSVGAGALEARVMTGSGYRIYFARDGASLVLLLAGGTKASQRKDIRRAQDYWRDYLQRT encoded by the coding sequence ATGCCGCTGAACGTCCGTGAGTACCAGACTGCCGACGGAGAGAGCCCGTTCCGCAGATGGTTGGGGACGCTCGACCGCTCAGTCAGGGCCCGGATCCAGGCGCGCGTGCTTCGCTTCGAGGCCGGGAACCTCGGCGACCACAAGAGCGTGGGAGCCGGCGCCCTTGAGGCGCGCGTCATGACCGGCTCCGGTTACCGGATCTACTTCGCCCGAGACGGCGCATCGCTCGTGCTGCTCCTCGCCGGCGGGACGAAGGCGTCGCAGCGGAAGGACATTCGCCGCGCTCAGGACTACTGGCGAGACTACTTGCAGAGGACGTGA
- a CDS encoding M48 family metallopeptidase: MTGDLETSAITWGGTRLPYAIRRSARRKKTVAVTVDPAGDVLLVAPESFSTSRLDAVVRRKAAWIVRRRRHVQSHDPPPSSREFVSGESVQYLGRHYRLKVHSNEAGHAKLRGGWLHVPAPAGAQKTAHVRGNLVSWFRRHAAERLPERVEVWRAKVGVAMPRVVIADQQKRWGSCDHGGTIRLNWRIIQAPMRLVDYVVVHELVHLRYRGHGRDYWQALGRG; this comes from the coding sequence ATGACCGGCGACCTGGAGACCTCCGCGATCACCTGGGGCGGCACGCGCCTGCCGTACGCCATTCGGCGCAGCGCCCGGCGGAAGAAAACGGTGGCGGTCACCGTGGACCCGGCGGGCGACGTGCTGCTCGTGGCCCCGGAGAGCTTCTCGACCAGCCGGCTGGATGCGGTCGTGCGCCGGAAGGCGGCCTGGATCGTCCGGCGCCGCCGGCATGTCCAATCGCACGACCCGCCGCCGTCGTCGCGGGAGTTCGTCAGCGGCGAGAGCGTCCAGTATCTCGGGCGGCACTATCGCCTCAAGGTGCATTCGAACGAGGCCGGGCACGCGAAGCTGCGCGGCGGCTGGCTGCATGTACCCGCGCCGGCGGGAGCGCAAAAGACGGCGCACGTTCGGGGCAACCTCGTGTCCTGGTTCCGCCGTCACGCGGCCGAGCGGCTACCGGAGCGGGTCGAGGTTTGGCGAGCGAAGGTCGGCGTCGCGATGCCCCGCGTCGTCATCGCCGATCAGCAGAAGCGGTGGGGCAGTTGCGACCATGGCGGCACCATCCGGCTGAATTGGCGCATCATCCAGGCGCCGATGCGCCTGGTCGACTACGTCGTCGTCCACGAGTTGGTGCACTTGCGCTACCGCGGACACGGCCGCGACTACTGGCAGGCACTTGGGAGGGGGTGA